Within the Stenotrophomonas maltophilia genome, the region GACCATCTACCGCGGCGCAAGCTGGGAATGGTCGCCTGCTCCGGCCTGATCGCCACCGCACTGGTACTGACCAGCGTCGCCATGGGCTGGCTGCCGTTCCACGGCGTATGGCCGATCTATGCGGCGATCGCACTGACCGGCATGGTCCGTGCCTTTCTTTCGCCGATCTACAATGCATTGTTCGCCCGCGTGCTGGCGCGCGAGCAGTTCGCACGCGGTGCGGGACTGGGCGCCGTGGTGTTCCAGGCCGGCATGGTGGTGGGTCCGGCGCTGGGCGGCGTACTGGTCGGCCTGGGAGGCAAGGGGCTGTCCTATGGCGTGGCGACGGCCTTCGCGCTGGTGGCAGTGGCCTGCCTGGCCACGCTGAAGGTGGAGGAACCGGTGCACAGCGGCCCCGCAGCACCGATCTTCCAGAGCATCGCCGAAGGTGCGCGCTTCGTGGTCGGCAACCGCATCATGGTCGGCGCGATGGCGCTGGACATGTTCTCGGTGCTGCTGGGCGGTGTGGTGGCAATGCTGCCCGCCTTCCTGCATGAGATCCTGCACCATGGACCCGAAGGGCTGGGCATCCTGCGCGCTGCGCCCGCTCTGGGCTCGATCGGCGTGGGCCTGTGGCTTGCCCGGCACCCCCTGCACCGCAACGCTGGCCGGGTGCTGTTGTCTGCGGTCGCGGGCTTCGGGCTGTGCGTGATCGGTTTCGGGCTGTCGCAGCACTTCTGGCTGTCGGCGCTGATCCTGCTGTTCTACGGCGCCTTCGATGGCGTGTCGGTGGTGGTCCGCTCGACCATCCTGCAGCTGGCGACGCCCGAGGAAATGCGTGGGCGGGTATCGTCGATCAACGGCATCTTCATCAGTTCGTCCAACGAACTGGGCGCCTTCTATGCCGGCACGATGGCACGACTGCTGGGCCTGGTACCGGCAGTGGTGCTGGGGGGCTTCGCGGTGCTGAGCGTGGCCGGCATCACGGCATGGAAGAACCCGACGCTGCGGAAGTTGAATCTTCGCGACCTGCAGTGAACCTGCAGAGCCGAGCCCATGCTCGGCTGCGCATTTCCGTGCGCCCACGCAGCGGTTGCGCCGGGCCGAGCCCGGCGGGCTTCTTCCGCGACCGCGGCGGGGTGTAACTTTCTTTGCTCGTGCAAAGAAAGTCACCAAAGAAACACGCCGCCATCCGCGAGCCGGCGCTGCGCGCCAGTGCCCTGCGGTGCTCGGCTCGCTACAAGGCGGACCCAACAGCCGCGAGCGCACGCATGACCGCTCCTGGTAGAGCCAAGCCATGCTTGGTTGCTTTTGCTTTTGCTATTCCTTGCCCTCCGGCTTCGGCCTGAGCCGAGCGTGGGCTCGGCTCTACATCGGCCGCGCACGCAGGGATGCGTCGAGAGCCTGTGGGTGGGGCCGGGCAGAACCGTCCGCGGCATGGATACCGCGGCCGAGCTTACACCCGCGGGCTCCACCGATACCCGGAAGGCGCTGCCCCACACAGCCAACGTGAACCCAACAAAAAACCCGGCCAAGGCCGGGTTTTCTGCATGACCAGACAACGATCGGGAATCAGTCGCCCTGCTGCTTCTGCAGGTGCTCCCAACGCTCCTGGGCGTCGATGGTGCGCTCGGCCGTGAGGCGGGCTTCCAGGCGCTCCAGACCGATCTCTTCACCCGTGTCCACGCAGTAGCCGTAATCACCGGCTTCCAGGCGCTTGAGCGTGCTGTCGATCTTGCCGATCAGCTTGCGGTAGCGGTCGCGGGTGCGCAGCTCCAGCGAGTTCTCGGTCTCACGGGTCGCACGCTCGGCCTCGTCGCCGATGTCACGCACTTCCTCGCGCAGATTCTCGATGGTCTGCTTGGACTCCTCCACCAGATCCGCGCGCCAGTTCTGCAGGCGCTGGCGGAAGTACTCCTGCTGCAGCGGGCTCATGTATTCCTCTTCCGACGACGGCTTGTAACCGGCCGGCAGGATCGGGCGGCCGGTGGCCTCGTCGGTCTTGTACTCGACGACCTTGTACTTGCTGCGCGGGGCCGGGGCGGCCGAGCGGGCGGCGACGGCCACGGCGACCTTGCCGACAGGGCGCGACACGGTCTTCGGAGCGGGATCGGATTTCACGGCGGTTTTGGCAGGCGATTTCGAAACGGGCACGGGATTCTTGGATTGCGGGGCGGTCGACGCGGAAGGTGCAGCGGCCGAGGCCGGCTTGGATGCCGGTTTGGCTGCAGCACCTGCCGCGGTCTTGGCCGGGACAGGCTTGGCCGGAGCCTGCGTTGCGGCAGGCTTCGGTGCGGACTTCACTACGGGGGCCGGTGCCGGCTTGGCAGCCGGCGTGGCGATATTCTTGGTGACCTTCTTTACAGCGGCAGGCTTGGCCGCCGGCTTGAGTGCCGCGGCCTTCTTTGCCGCTGGCGGTGCAACCGGCTTTTTCACCGCCGCCTTCGGCGCCGGCTTGGCTGCCGGCTTCTTCGCAGCCGGTTTGGCAGCAGCCTTCTTGACCGGCACCGCCTTGCTGGCGGCCTTTTTCACTGCCGGCGCCTTCTTGCTGGCAGCAGCAGGTTTGGCCTTGACCGGCGCAGCGGCCTTCTTGACGGCCGCTTTGCTTGCCTTGGCCGGCGTTTTTTTCGCGGTGGCCTTCCTGGCCGCCGGTTGCGAGGACGCTGCCTTGGTCGCCGGCTTGGCCGCCGGCTTCTTGACAACGGGCTTTGCCGCCAACTTCTTCACAACAGGCTTGGCGGTTTTCTTGGCGGCCTTTGCGGCCTTCTTTGCAGTTTTTTTAGCAGCCACGAAACGCTCTTCCTTGGATTCCCCGGGGCCCGGGAAAGCGGGCCTTTATAGCCTACCCGACCCGCAGCAGCAACCTCGACAGCCCCACTCCATTCAGTCCTGGAGTCAAGGCCCCCAAGGGCAGTCCGACGAACACGGACCGCCTCGCGCGGTACGGAACCTGGCCGGCACCCGAAGGTGCCGGTACCGGTCGCAGGCCATCGGCGACATGCGACCAACGGCCCATCCTGCACAAATGCGGCCTTCATGCCAACTGGCATAAGATGACTGGGTGATCTCGCGCCTGCTCATTGCCCTGCTGCGCTTCTACAAGCGCTTCATCAGCCCCCTGCTGGGGCCACGCTGCCGTTTCGTGCCCAGCTGTTCTGAATACGCGATGGAAGCCATCTCCCTGCATGGCCCGCTGCGCGGCAGCTGGCTGGCCGCGCGCCGGCTCGGCCGCTGCCACCCCTTCCACCCCGGCGGTGTCGACCTCGTGCCCGAACGCACCGACACCCCTTCATGCCGTTGCACAGGAAAACACTGACATGTCCTCCACGCTCATCACCAATGCCCGCATGGTCAATGAAGGCCGCACCTTCGACGGCGACCTGCGCATCGAGAACGGTCGCATCGCGCAGATCGGCACCGGGCTGGCGCCGCGCGAGGGCGAGCAGGTGGTGGACGCCGCCGGCCGCTGGCTGTTGCCCGGCATGATCGACGACCAGGTGCACTTCCGCGAGCCGGGCCTGACCCACAAGGGCGATATCGCCAGTGAATCGGCAGCGGCCGTGGCCGGTGGCCTGACCAGCTTCATGGACATGCCCAACACCAATCCGCCGACGCTGGACTCCACCATCCTGGAAGCCAAGTACGAACTGGCGCGTGGCCGCGCCTGGGCCAACTACGGCTTCTACCACGGGGCCAGCAACGACAATCTTGAGGCCATCCGCCAGCTCGATCCGAAGAAGGCGCCGGGCGTGAAAGTGTTCATGGGCGCGTCCACCGGCAACATGCTGGTGGACAACCCGGAAACACTGGACGCGATCTTCCGCGAGTGTCCGACCCCGATCATCACGCACTGTGAAGACACGCCGATGATCGATGCCAACCTGAAAGCCTTCCAGGAAAAATACGGCGACGCGCTGACCCCGGACATGCACCCGGACATCCGTTCGCGCGAAGCGTGCATCAAGTCGACGCGGCTGGCGCTGTCGCTGGCACGCAAGCACGGCACCCGCCTGCACGTCCTGCATATCTCCACCGCCGACGAACTGGCACTGTTCGAGAAGGGCCCGCTGATCCGGGCCGATGGCAGCCGCAAGCAGATCACCGCCGAAACCTGCGTGCACTTCCTGCACTTCGCCCGCCCGGATTACGCCACCAAGGGCAACCTGATCAAGTGCAATCCGGCCATCAAGGACGTGGCCGACCGCGAGGCGATCACCGCCGCGCTGGCCGACGACGTGCTGGACGTGCTGGCCACCGACCATGCCCCGCACACCTGGGAGGAGAAGCAGAAGCCCTATGCGCAGGCGCCGTCCGGCCTGCCGCTGGTGCAGTACGCGCTGGTGGCCGCACTGGAGCGCGTGCACGAGGGCAAACTGACCCGTGAGCAGGTGGTGCAGAAATTCGCGCATGCCCCGGCCCAGCTGTTCGACGTGGAACAGCGCGGCTTCCTGCGCGAAGGCTATTTCGCCGATCTCGTGCTGGTGGAAGACGTGCCGTTCACGGTCAAGCGCGAGGACGTGCTCTCCAAGTGCGGCTGGTCGCCGTTTGAAGGCACGACCTTCCGGTCGCGCATCGCCTCCACCTGGGTCAACGGCCAGCGGGTGTGGGACGGCAGCACGCTGGTGGGCGAGCCGGCCGGCCAGCGCTTGACCTACGACCGCTGATGCGCGGGTTCCTCATGTTGGGGGTGCTGGTTGCCGCCCCCCTCTGGGCCGTATCTGCGGCACAGGCCCAGGATGGCATCGGCAGCCTGATCGACAGCCGCGTGGTGTTTCCTGCCAGTGCGTCGCAGGGCGCGCTGGTGATCGGCAAGGTTCCCGCCGGCAGCCGCGTGCAGTATGCCGGCCGCTCGCTGCGCGTGAGCGGTTACGGCAGCGTGGTGTTCGGTATCGGCCGCGATGAAAAGGGGCCGCTGCGCGTGCAGGTGCAGCGCCCGGACGGCGGCAGCGAAACGGCCACCATCTCGGTGACGCCGCGTGACTGGCCGACCGAACGGGTCAACGGTGTACCGCCGAAGACGGTCAATCCTCCGCCCGCCATTGCCGAACGGATCAAGCGCGAGCAGGCACAGGTAACCGCTGCGCGTGCCCGCGACGATGACCGCACCGACTTCACCCAGACCTTCATCTGGCCGGTGCAGGGCCGCATCAGCGGCCGCTTCGGCAATGCCCGCGTCTACAACGGCCAGCCCGGTGCCGGCCATTCCGGCATGGACATCGCGGTACCCACCGGCACCCCGGTGAAGGCACCTGCCGCCGGGGTGGTCACCTTTGCCGGCCCCGACCTGTACCTGACCGGTGGCACACTGCTGATCGACCATGGCTACGGCGTCAGCTCGAACTTCCTGCATCTGTCGCGCATCGACGTCAAGGTCGGTGATCGCGTCGAGCAGGGCCAGGTCATTGCCGCGGTTGGCGCCACCGGCCGTGCCACCGGCCCACACCTGCACTGGGGCATGAACTGGTTCGACACCCGCATCGATCCGCTGCTGGTGCTGGAGCGGAAGTAACCCGCGTGCACCCTCGCCGGGCATGGCCCGGCGCTACCAGAGCCACCAAACGGTAGCGCCGGGCCATGCCCGGCGAGCGCAGCGGCAACGGAATCAGCGACGCGCAACCCGGTAACGCCGGGCCATGCCCGGCGAACGCAGCGGCAACGGAATCAGCGACACGCGACCCGGTAGCGCCGGGCCATGCCCGGCGGCGCAGCGGCAACGGAATCAACAACCTGCAACCCGGTAGCGCCGGGCCATGCCCGGCGAGCGCAGCGGCAACGGAATCAGCCGCGTGCGGCCCACCACACCCGCAGCAGGGTGCGCAGCGGGGTCGCCTCGATCGGCTTGCCGGCCGCCTGGGCCGTCAGGCGTGCACGGGCCAGGCTGGACCACACGCGGCGCGGGCGCGGCCCGGGCACGCGCGCGCCCCACCCCTTCAACAGGTGCTGCGCCCAGCGCTGCGCGGCGGAGCGGGTGTCCTCGTCCAGCAGGCTGCGCGGCACGCCGGCCACGCCTGCGTCCTGCAGGCGCTGGGCCAGCGTCTGCAACTGCACGGCCCGGCCCGCACCGGTCCGCGGCCTGTCATCGAACAACACCACTTCCACGGCCGCGACTGCTTCAGCGTAGCGGGCCAGCGCGGCTTCGGCACTGGCCGCATCCGGCGCGACGGTGCGTGCCTCCACCAGATCCGGCAGCGTTTCCGCCAACCGCGCCCACGGCGCACGCACCGGTTCCAGCACACGACCCAACGGATGGCGCGAACGCTGTCCTTCCCAGCTGCGCAGCTCCTCGCCCCACCATGCCAGCTTGGCATCGGCCGGCAACGGATCGCCGCTGGTATTGAGCATGTCGTCGAATTCCTGCAGCAGCGCGAACCACGCTACGGCCAACTCACGGTGCGATTCGGCCACGAACGGCGCGGCCACCGACCATTCCGGCCAACGGCTGCGCCATTTGTCGAGGAAGCTTTCCAGCGCGGTGCTGCTCACTACGATCGTCCTTACGGGTGGGCCGGGCGTGCCGACCGCGTTGGCCACAGGCTGGCCAGTTGCAGAAGTGCGGCGTTCTCGACCAGTACATCGGCCTGCCAGGCCAACGGGTCGTCGCTGTGCAGGCGGTAGCCCCACAGCGCTGCCACCGATGGCATGGCCGCGGCGCGCGCCGCGATGATGTCGCGCTCGTCGTCGCCGACATACACGCAGTCGCTTGCCGCGACACCGATCGCCTGCGCAGCGTGCAGCAGCGGCAGCGGGTGCGGCTTGCGCTCGGCCAGGCTGTCGCCGCCGACCAGCACGGCGCAGCGCTGCTGCCAACCGTGCTGCGGCAGGATCAACCGCGCCAGGTACTCGGGCTTGTTGGTAACGATGCCCCATACCGTTCCAGCAGCATCGAGCGCGGCGAGCATGCCGGCGACGCCATCGAACAGCACCGCGTGCTGGCCGATCAACGCTTCATAGCGCTGCAGGAACTCCGGGATCAGCGCGTCGCGCGCATGCGCATCCAGGTCCGGGAAGGCCGCCGCGATCATCGCCCGCGAGCCCTTGGACACCACCGGGCGCAGCTGCGCCGGATCGATAGGCGCGCGTCCACGCTCGGCCAGCATGGCGTCGCAGGTGGCAACGAAGTCCGGCGCACTGTCCAGCAGGGTGCCGTCCAGGTCGAACAGCACCGCGCGCGGGAAGTGCGTGGCGGTCATGCCGGCTTGACCGCGTAGGCCAGGTAGTTGATGTCGGTGCGGGTGCTGAGGCGGGCACGGTTGCGCCACGGCTCGTATGCCATGCCGCTGACATCGGCCAGCTGCAGATCAGCCTCGCGCAACCAGCGTGCCAGTTCGGCCGGCCTGATGAATTCCTGGTAGTGGTGGGTGCCCTTCGGCAACAGGCGCGCCACGTATTCGGCACCGACAATGGCCACCGCGAATGCGGCGGCCGTGCGGTTGATGGTCGACAGGAACAGGTGCCCCCCCGGCTTCAGCAGCCGCCTGCAGGCCTCGATGATCGCGCCGGGGTCCGGCACGTGCTCGAGCATCTCCATGCAGGTCACCACATCGAAGCTGCCCGGCTGTTCAGCGGCCAGGTCCTCGGCGGCCTGCACCCGGTAGTCGACCTTGGCACCACTTTCCAGTGCGTGCAGCCGCGCGACCTTGACCAGCTCCGGGGCCAGATCGATGGCGGTGACATCGGCACCGGCCTGGGCCAGTGCTTCGCTCAGCAGGCCGCCACCGCAGCCGATGTCGAGCACGCGTGCGCCGCGCAGCGGCACGCGGTCGGCCACGTACTTCAGGCGCACCGGGTTCAGCGCATGCAGCGGCTTCTGCGGACCATCGGCGTCCCACCAGCGGTTGGCCAGTGCGGCGAACTTGTCCAGCTCGGCCTGATCGAAATTGGAGGAAGCATGGGGGGCAGTCATG harbors:
- a CDS encoding phosphoglycolate phosphatase, producing the protein MTATHFPRAVLFDLDGTLLDSAPDFVATCDAMLAERGRAPIDPAQLRPVVSKGSRAMIAAAFPDLDAHARDALIPEFLQRYEALIGQHAVLFDGVAGMLAALDAAGTVWGIVTNKPEYLARLILPQHGWQQRCAVLVGGDSLAERKPHPLPLLHAAQAIGVAASDCVYVGDDERDIIAARAAAMPSVAALWGYRLHSDDPLAWQADVLVENAALLQLASLWPTRSARPAHP
- a CDS encoding squalene/phytoene synthase family protein produces the protein MSSTALESFLDKWRSRWPEWSVAAPFVAESHRELAVAWFALLQEFDDMLNTSGDPLPADAKLAWWGEELRSWEGQRSRHPLGRVLEPVRAPWARLAETLPDLVEARTVAPDAASAEAALARYAEAVAAVEVVLFDDRPRTGAGRAVQLQTLAQRLQDAGVAGVPRSLLDEDTRSAAQRWAQHLLKGWGARVPGPRPRRVWSSLARARLTAQAAGKPIEATPLRTLLRVWWAARG
- the dksA gene encoding RNA polymerase-binding protein DksA; amino-acid sequence: MAAKKTAKKAAKAAKKTAKPVVKKLAAKPVVKKPAAKPATKAASSQPAARKATAKKTPAKASKAAVKKAAAPVKAKPAAASKKAPAVKKAASKAVPVKKAAAKPAAKKPAAKPAPKAAVKKPVAPPAAKKAAALKPAAKPAAVKKVTKNIATPAAKPAPAPVVKSAPKPAATQAPAKPVPAKTAAGAAAKPASKPASAAAPSASTAPQSKNPVPVSKSPAKTAVKSDPAPKTVSRPVGKVAVAVAARSAAPAPRSKYKVVEYKTDEATGRPILPAGYKPSSEEEYMSPLQQEYFRQRLQNWRADLVEESKQTIENLREEVRDIGDEAERATRETENSLELRTRDRYRKLIGKIDSTLKRLEAGDYGYCVDTGEEIGLERLEARLTAERTIDAQERWEHLQKQQGD
- the yidD gene encoding membrane protein insertion efficiency factor YidD, encoding MISRLLIALLRFYKRFISPLLGPRCRFVPSCSEYAMEAISLHGPLRGSWLAARRLGRCHPFHPGGVDLVPERTDTPSCRCTGKH
- a CDS encoding MFS transporter — encoded protein: MSGTAPAEDTALGLLARPGFAKLLAYRIFAMLSYQVVAVTVGWHIYEVTRNPFSLGLIGLAEVLPFFCVAPFAGYLVDHLPRRKLGMVACSGLIATALVLTSVAMGWLPFHGVWPIYAAIALTGMVRAFLSPIYNALFARVLAREQFARGAGLGAVVFQAGMVVGPALGGVLVGLGGKGLSYGVATAFALVAVACLATLKVEEPVHSGPAAPIFQSIAEGARFVVGNRIMVGAMALDMFSVLLGGVVAMLPAFLHEILHHGPEGLGILRAAPALGSIGVGLWLARHPLHRNAGRVLLSAVAGFGLCVIGFGLSQHFWLSALILLFYGAFDGVSVVVRSTILQLATPEEMRGRVSSINGIFISSSNELGAFYAGTMARLLGLVPAVVLGGFAVLSVAGITAWKNPTLRKLNLRDLQ
- the ubiG gene encoding bifunctional 2-polyprenyl-6-hydroxyphenol methylase/3-demethylubiquinol 3-O-methyltransferase UbiG, which encodes MTAPHASSNFDQAELDKFAALANRWWDADGPQKPLHALNPVRLKYVADRVPLRGARVLDIGCGGGLLSEALAQAGADVTAIDLAPELVKVARLHALESGAKVDYRVQAAEDLAAEQPGSFDVVTCMEMLEHVPDPGAIIEACRRLLKPGGHLFLSTINRTAAAFAVAIVGAEYVARLLPKGTHHYQEFIRPAELARWLREADLQLADVSGMAYEPWRNRARLSTRTDINYLAYAVKPA
- a CDS encoding dihydroorotase, with product MSSTLITNARMVNEGRTFDGDLRIENGRIAQIGTGLAPREGEQVVDAAGRWLLPGMIDDQVHFREPGLTHKGDIASESAAAVAGGLTSFMDMPNTNPPTLDSTILEAKYELARGRAWANYGFYHGASNDNLEAIRQLDPKKAPGVKVFMGASTGNMLVDNPETLDAIFRECPTPIITHCEDTPMIDANLKAFQEKYGDALTPDMHPDIRSREACIKSTRLALSLARKHGTRLHVLHISTADELALFEKGPLIRADGSRKQITAETCVHFLHFARPDYATKGNLIKCNPAIKDVADREAITAALADDVLDVLATDHAPHTWEEKQKPYAQAPSGLPLVQYALVAALERVHEGKLTREQVVQKFAHAPAQLFDVEQRGFLREGYFADLVLVEDVPFTVKREDVLSKCGWSPFEGTTFRSRIASTWVNGQRVWDGSTLVGEPAGQRLTYDR
- a CDS encoding M23 family metallopeptidase produces the protein MRGFLMLGVLVAAPLWAVSAAQAQDGIGSLIDSRVVFPASASQGALVIGKVPAGSRVQYAGRSLRVSGYGSVVFGIGRDEKGPLRVQVQRPDGGSETATISVTPRDWPTERVNGVPPKTVNPPPAIAERIKREQAQVTAARARDDDRTDFTQTFIWPVQGRISGRFGNARVYNGQPGAGHSGMDIAVPTGTPVKAPAAGVVTFAGPDLYLTGGTLLIDHGYGVSSNFLHLSRIDVKVGDRVEQGQVIAAVGATGRATGPHLHWGMNWFDTRIDPLLVLERK